A genomic stretch from Sphaerodactylus townsendi isolate TG3544 linkage group LG15, MPM_Stown_v2.3, whole genome shotgun sequence includes:
- the LOC125444087 gene encoding olfactory receptor 14I1-like, with protein MPNLTSTWEFLLLEFSDIREVQILYFFVFLMVYLTAVTGNLLIILAVALDHHLHTPMYFFLMNLAVLDLGTVSALLPKTMANAYLNSRSISYLGCVAQVLFLFFFGGSDFAILTIMAHDRRIAICNPLQYKTIMHRGACIQMAVSAWIAGLINGVLHSGGTFAIIFCSNIINQFFCEVPQMLILACSDMYLVEVGLTILTSFFILGCFIFIIVSYVRIFEAVLKIPSVHGQKKAISTCLPHVTVVSLLTFTGIFAYLRPQSYISSDLNVLSAVIYAIVPPLLNPFIYSMRNKEIKTALLKLFDLGSILK; from the coding sequence ATGCCAAACCTCACCTCTACATGGGAATTTCTGCTCCTTGAATTTTCAGACATCCGAGAAGTACAGATCTTATACTTCTTTGTATTCCTCATGGTATACTTGACTGCAGTGACTGGCAACCTTCTGATCATCCTTGCTGTAGCCCTGGATCATCATCTCCACACCCCCATGTACTTCTTTCTCATGAACCTGGCCGTCCTGGATCTTGGCACTGTTTCTGCCCTGTTACCCAAAACAATGGCAAATGCTTACCTAAACAGCAGGTCAATTTCTTATTTAGGATGTGTAGCTCaagttctcttcctctttttctttgggggctcagattttgccatCTTGACAATAATGGCACATGATCGTCGTATTGCTATCTGCAATCCATTGCAATATAAGACAATTATGCATAGAGGAGCCTGCATTCAGATGGCGGTCAGTGCATGGATTGCTGGTCTAATCAATGGTGTGTTACACAGCGGAGGAACTTTTGCTATCATCTTCTGTTCCAACATAATCAATCAGTTCTTCTGTGAAGTCCCACAGATGTTAATACTTGCCTGTTCGGACATGTATCTCGTTGAAGTTGGACTGACTATACTGACCTCTTTCTTTATATTAGGATGCTTCATCTTCATCATTGTCAGCTATGTGCGGATTTTTGAAGCAGtgctcaaaatcccttctgtgcATGGTCAGAAAAAGGCCATCTCCACTTGCCTTCCCCATGTCACTGTGGTCTCTTTGCTTACCTTTACTGGCATCTTTGCCTATTTGAGGCCTCAGAGTTACATTTCATCTGACCTGAATGTTCTTTCTGCAGTTATTTATGCTATAGTCCCTCCCTTGCTCAATCCATTCATTTatagcatgagaaacaaagaAATCAAGACTGCATTGTTGAAGCTCTTTGATTTGGGCAGCATTCTAAAATAA